The following DNA comes from Lynx canadensis isolate LIC74 chromosome C2, mLynCan4.pri.v2, whole genome shotgun sequence.
aTTACAGACTGAATTGTTTCCTCAGAATTCATATGTTTtagccctaacccccagtatctcagaatgtgactatatttggcgACAGAGCCTTtgaagaggtgattaagttaaaaaagAGGCCATTAGAGAGGACCCTAAACCAGtctgactggtgttcttataagaagagggaatttGGACAGAGGGACTCTGGGGGTGGGTGTGTGCAGAGAAAAGAtgatgtgaggacacagcaagaaggtgaccgtctgcaagccaaggagagaagacTCACAAGAAACCAAACTTTCCCACGTCTTGAAGTTGGACTTCTAGCCTTTacaactatgagaaaataagtttccattgtttaagccacccagtatgtttttgttgttgttgttgttgctgtggcagtcctagcaaactaatacatacGGGAGATTATGAAATTGGACAGAATTAAAGAGAATATTATAATGAAACCCATAAATGCATCATCCACTCTCAACAGTTGTCAATTCCTGGGCAGACAAGTTTCATTTATATTCCCACCTGCTCTCAACGACTAGATTATGAAGAAAATTCCAgacattacataattatattaaatggatttagcatgtatttttgaaagaactctatttaaaaacataacaatacaaaaacacttaaaattatcaATACTTCCTTAATAGCCTAAAATATCCAGTCTGTTGTCACATTTCTAAGTATCTGCTGTCATAATATAACTCATAGTCCCTCTTAACCAtcctcatatttctttttctctcttgtttttccttgaaatttatttgtaagaaaaactgggctggttgttttgtagttttcacatATAAATTTTGCTCGCTGCATTACTGGGTGTGGTTTAACAGCTTCTTtcattctgtgaatttttttgCAAATTGGTAGAATCTAGCAGCTTGGCCAAATTTAGATGtggtgttttttggtttggttggtttttgtcaAGATGCTTCATAGGTAGTAGCGTGTTCTACCATCAGGTTGCCcgggtctctctctttttaaatgacattaGCAGTTAATAATCAATGCTCAGATCCATTAGGAGTTCCAGAATCTTCTGTTCTATCATATTTTTATCACTTATTAGCTCTCATACTTCTGATACTTCtaaaacttttttcatcttccacTTGGTCACCTAAGTTAGTTTGTAATTTTACTATTTGACAGGAACAACAGAAATCCATACTTGAtgagagataaaattaaaacaataaaaaatgatatagacATTTGCCTGACTTGTATGGCATGAATATGTACTCTGTTTAAAATCCTTACTTCATGCCAGCTCTCAGCAAATAACAGGATGGTTCAGGAGTTCATTGGAttgatttctgtttaaaaaaaatcacattcttagatttaatccatttacactGCTTTCACCTGGTAATTGAAATTATCACCATTGACAGTACTTATGCGTCCTTTTCTTTCTGACTGCACTTATATTATTATCATGATAATGACATTTTTTGCATCTACAATGAATTTTCATGCTAAAATATCTCAGAGGATCTCACCTATATtgcaaataaaatactaaaaagtcTAGTAtgcttctttttctggaattaaaTACACTCTTATTCTTACAGTCTGATTTCCCCTGCCATACCAGAAGCAAGACCTCAGTCTGCTTATGTGTGCCTAGTAAAGAAGAGTAGGTTGCATCTTAATGACTGAATTTAAAACAATCCAGTAAGAACTAAACATAAgttgtattggggcgcctgggtggctcagtcggttgagcgtccgacttcagctcaggtcacgatctcgcggtccgtgagttcgagccccgcatcaggctctgggctgatggctcagagcctggagcctgcttccgattctgtgtctccctctctctctgcccctcccccgttcatgctctgtctctctctgtctcaaaataactaaatgttaaaaaaaaaattaaaaacaaacaaacaaaaaacataagttgtattaacaaaaaaaagtagaTTGAATGGCCAGGGTCAGAGTATGTGGAGGGAATCATCGAATTCCTCATGCTGAAGCTAAATGGTCAGACCGTGGAGATTGACCAGGTCCAGCCCGTGGTCCATCCACAGTTTACTCCCTTCTGTACAGAGAGCTCCCAGGGATTATTCGAGCCATAGTGGGTGGTCAGCCCAGCCTGCAACAAGTGCTGGAGAGGGTCGGTGAGTGGATGGAGAAAGAAGGCCTCTTAGATCCAAACATCAAATCAGTTTTGTCACCCGTGGAGGATGGGACTTGAAAGTCACGCTTCTGGGCCGGTGCCAGTACTCGAGCTTGCCAATGGGAGATTACTTCCAGCAGCGGGTTAATCTGAAAAAGGCTTACACCTTCACCATAGGCTGCTGGCCCAACGATGGACTTCTAGACATAAACAGACATAGACATACAGGCAGGGCCCATGGCAGCATTGATGACTGCAAGAACATTGCCAACATCATGGAGACACTTGCATATCAAGGGGTCATTGTCAATAGATATCAAACCCATTCTGTTTGGCTAAGGACAGGATGGGGCAGGACAGGGTAGATGCTTGGCCCAGCCCCCAATCCTTCTTTCCCTCaccagagaggaaaagggagaatggCGTAGCTCTATGTCCAGAGTGGCCCCAGCCTGCCCTGTGGGCTTGTGCCTTGGGTAAGGGCTTGGTCACTTGGCCCCTCTGGAGCAGACACTTTGTGTCCCCTAACCTTTCCCCTCAACCTCAGTCCAGTATTAGCCCTTCCCATTGTGGGCATGGGCTTGAGGGACCCAGGTACTTACTGCCTCCTCCCTGGTACACAGGCTTCTACTGGGGCCACCAAGGCCCCCCCGCTGTGCCTCCTCCCATCTGTAGTGCATGGTGTGTGGTGCCCCTGGGCTCCAGGACAGATCAGGCCCTACCTTGTGTCTACCCCCATCCCCACTGTGAACGTGCCACTAAATAAAGTTGGGGAAacgagaaaaaagaaaagtaagtttGAATCTTTAGATTTTTGAGAACATTAAGTCAGTGGGCTTTGTATATGTCTGACTACAGTGAGTCCTGGTAGAAAGATAAACTTACTAACCCAGATATTGAGGAGAGTGAGCTGTCTGACTGGGCTATATTGCCCATAATGACACATAACTCTAGGAATATACTTTAGGTTAGATTACTATGTCTAATGTTAATTTCCCCATCATAGAGGGGATTAAAAAAGCTGAGTATATCCAAAGAAAATCAttgaaaatagttaaataaaaatataacttaaaaagagaaagtaaaagttatttcttcttgagggaagaaacagaagaaacctaacttttctgttttgtttttgaaggctTGTTGTCATAAGGCTTCTGATCCTCTTTCTTCTAGTACCCAGTGCACAGAATGGTATGTTTCTAAACTAGGAGCCAGAGAGTCCTAGGGGATTTTAGAGTGTTATTTGGAATGTTTGAATTCCTGTCTACCAATAATTGTCTAAAATGGCATTATACCTCACACATCCATATGCTacaggttggtttttttttttataaatttttaaaatattaatttattttgagagagagggagagagcatgagcagggaggggcagagagagggagacacagaatctgaagcaggctctaggctctgagctgtcagcacagagcatgacgcagggctcgaacccatgaaccatgagatcatgatttgagcccaattttggatgcttaaccaactgagccacacaggcacccctacgGTTTTTCAAACATGTATAGATGAAGTTGTGTGTAGTAAAATACAGAATCACACAGAAGTGttattgaattcagttttctttttcatcgtGTATTTTCTCAGTTTGGGGGGTAGTgttctgaaattattttgcaGCTTGAGGAGATCCTCATGGGAAAGCACTGACATGGAACGAGAGGAAATGATGCTGTGTTGCCAGGTGAAGGTAGTGAAGTTGACACTTCCAGGGAGTTGGACCAATTCCTCAGATTCCTGGAGCTTTGCCCTGGAACCTACTGTGCTCACAGTAGAGTGAAGTGGAAACATTCTGGCTGTAGCTGCCACTTACTTCTGCCACTGACTGTCCCTGTGAAGTAAGACTTGCCCAACCCACTTCACACCAGCCAGAAGACCTGAGAGAGAATGGGGCTGTAAGCACCTTCGCCACCACTGAAGACATCTTGCTTTGCTGTCCTTCAATTCAAATAGAGTACTTGGAAAACTGGATACGTAGCAGCTCTCATACGTGCCCCACAGATTCTCTAAGCCGTAATGGCAGTTCTTCCTTCTAAGTGGCCATTGGCTTCATGACCCTTCACAAGAGCGTACAGGTATCACTTCCAGCTGATTGGAGTTGGCCTTTTCGTTGAAACCAGTTTGCCATCCCTGAGAGATTCCATCAAGAATATAAATGATCAGCAGTTACACATGGATCAGCTTACAAAAGGTCTGATATCTAACTTAGCTACGAATGAGGGGTAATGATGAACAGGACAGTTTCAACAGAGCTGGAGGCATGATTTACAATATCCAGAGAATAGATATGTAATTTCTGTCTGAGgagatctttaaaaatagaatataatcaTCTGTTTAGTTGCAGAACTACCTGAAGTCAGAGACTTGATAAGCACCTTCATCTCATGATTTTCCTGGTGCTTTGATTTCATAACTGTTTTAGCCTTCCTTATTTTGATTGAAACCATCAAAGCTTTGCTTTGGTAGCttattactgaattttattaCTTCTCCTCTTGGCTAATTGATTCCCTGGATGTCTTTGTGCATTCTATGAATAGATATGAAACTGACATCTAGGAGggtgttacatttctttttaagaggcACAGTCTTTGTGAAACTGCTCTTTTAGTTACTGGTGTTTGGCAGATGTTTAGTAAGTTATTGCGGCAGTTCCCATTATTTTTCCTGAGTTTTAAAAGTCTCCTGAAAAATTAACCAGATTAATTTAAGCATTAGAAATCTTCTGAATAAAGGACCCCATACATAACTAGCAGtaaattaaattttcagtttttctcagaTACTTGTTCTAGAAATTAGGACTTTAATTCTGTGTGCAttaattcctaattattttaccaATTTCATAAGCTTGTTGATTATTCAAACAAAAATCTCAAGATTcgtattgttttataattttgaatatcaCCTGTATGCTTGCAGCCATTTCCTGTTTACAAAGTAAACTGAATTTTTTGATCGGAATACCTTGAGGATGTTCAAATGATATAATTTtggaattaataaatttttagttttcttcatagtACTCTTTATAGGTGGATAGAAATATTtaagctacatttttaaaaatcaagtaatttCCAAATTTTGAAATTCCAGCTCTTTTAATTGACTTCTGGATGAAAGGGCAATTAAATCCTCATTAAGATACATTAACAATAACATCAGTTATTAAAACCACATATGTAACCAAATGCCCATAATTATATATACCATACCACTAGTCAAGACTAACCTGATttactgaattattattattattaattttattatttcttgccaGACTAGATagataaggatttttttccagctttattggggtataattgaCCAAAAAATTGTGGATACTTAAAATGTACcatatgatgatttgatatacatatacattatgaaatatttaccatAATCACGTTAATTAATGCATCATTCACCTCACACAGTTGTCTTTTTTGTATGTGTGGAGTTAGAttgcttaagatctactctcctcACGAATTTCAAGTATACCCTTCAGTACTAACCACAGGCACCATGCCATACCTtggatcctcagaacttattgaTCTTATTAGTGAAAGCTTGTGCCGTTTGACCAGCATCTCCCTATTTCCCCTACCCTACAGCCACTgacaactaccattctactttctgtttctatgaattcaactttctttttttagatttctatATATGAAAGATACCAtatactgtttgtttttctctggcttgtttcacttagcataatgaccttcatgttgcaaatggcagtatGTCCAACtgtttatggctggataatattctatctatctatataatcatattttcatctatcaatggacatacaggtttccatatttctttaaaaaaattttttttaacgtttatttatttttgagacagagagagacagagcatgaacaggggaggagcagagagagagggagacacagaatctgaaacaggctccaggctctgagctgtcaacacagagcctgacgcggggctcgaactcacagaccgtgagatcatgacctgagccgaagttgacgcttaaccgaccaagccacccaggcgcccctaggtttccatatttctgtatcttggctatgcTGCAGTGAACGTGATATTGAAGATCTCTTTAAgacactgatttcatttccttcagatatatgtccaaaagtgggatttctgggttggatagtagttctatttttaatattttgagaaacctccatactgtttcccataatggttgtaccaatttgcattcccaccagcagtgcatgagagttcccttttctccaccttctcatcaacacttgtatctcttctttttttttttttaaagttaagctttcctttttttaatatgaaatttactgtcagattggtttccatacaacacccagtgctcatcccaacaggtgccctcttcaattcctatcacccactttcccttccctcccaccccccatcaaccttcagtttattctcagtttttaagagtctcttatggttgggctccctccctctctaactttttgataatagccatcctacaAGGTATGAGATTAtatattgtgcttttgatttgcatttccctgatgataaacaCCTTTTCAAGTAcctttggccatttgtatatctttgttgTAAAAGTGtatattcaggtcttttgcccattttattatCAGAGtgtgggtatgtatgtatgtgtttattgctGTTGGATTGTATGAGTTCCTtgcatattttagatattaaccctttattagatatatggtttgcaaatattttcccctttctgtaTGTTGCCtttcgttttgttgattgttttctttgctgtatagaagcttttctgtttgatgtagtcccatttgttttttgtttgatttttgttttcttgttatttgtttgcttttgttacctttgcttttggtgttgtatccaaAACAGACTAATCTCAAGaagctttttccctatgttttcttttaggattttatggtttcaggacttcaagttaagtctttaatccattttgagttaatttttatatctagTGTCAGGCCCAGTTTcgtttttttgcatgtggatatctagtttttCCACTGCTTTATATGGAAGagactctcctttccccattgtgtgttctCAGTGCACTTGTGAAATATTAGTTGATCATATATgggtgggatttatttctgggctttctgttctgttccattggtctatgtgtctgcctctatgccattaccatactgttttaaatacacagctttgtaatatgttttgaaatcaggaaggcTGAGgcatccagctttgttcttctttttcaagatagtcTTGGTTATTTGAGGTCTTCTGGGGTTCCATACAGATTTGGAGATTGTTTCTTGTACTTCTTTTGTATTGattctgtagattgctttcagtagtgtgaacatttaaaaaatatgaattcatcCAACCCAGCAACATGGGTTATTCTTCCTTTATTTGgtatcttttcaatttctttcatcagtgtcttacagttgtCAGTGTATTGGAcatttacctccttggttaaatttaatcttaagtattatttttttaaaaatataatttattgtcaagttggttaacatacggcgtatacagtgtgctcttggttttggggtagattcctgtgattcatcgcttacctacagcacccagtgctcatcccaacaagtgctctcctcaatgcctatcacctctcagattgttctctgtatttaagagtctcttatggtttgcttccctctctgaagctattttttctccttcctttcccccatggtcttctgttaagtttctcaagttccacatatgagtgaaaacatatgatatctgtctttctctgactaacttatttcacttagcctaagttccatccacattgttgcaaatggcaggatttcattctttctcattgccaagtagtattccattgtgtatataaaccacatcttctttatccattcatcagttgatagacatttgggctctttccataatttggctattgttgaaagcactgctataaacattggggtacatgtgcccctatgaatcagcattcctgtatgctttgaataaattcctagttgtgctattgctgggtcatagtgtggttctaattttaattttttgaggaaccttcacactgttttccagagcagctgcaccagtttgcattcctaccaacagtgcaagagggttcacatttctccacatccttgccaacatctgttgtttcctgagctgttaattttagacactctaactggtgtgaggtggtatctcactgtggtttttatttgtatttccctgatgatgagtgacgttgagcatctttttatgtgtctcttggccatctcgatgtcttctttggaaaagtgtctattcatgtcttctgcccatttcatcactgtgttatttgttttttgggtgttgagtttggtaagttgtttatagattttggatactaaccctttatccaatatgtcatttgcaaatatcttttcccattccattagttgccttttagttttgttgattgtttcctttgtagtgcagatgctttttatcttgatgaggtcccaatagttcatttttgcttttatttcccttgccttcagagatgtgttgaacaagaaattgctgtggctgaggtcaaagaggttgttgcctgctttctcctctagggtttttatgattttgtgtctcacatttaggtctttcatccactttgattttatttttgtgtatggtgtaagaaagtggtccagtttcattcttctgcatgttgctgtccagttctcccagtaccatttgctaaagagactgtcttttttccattagatactctttcctgctttgtcaaaggttagtttgTCATACGCttttgggtccaattctgggtctatgtgtctgttttttgtgccaataccatactgtcttgatgatgatagctttgtagtagagggtaaagtccaggattgtgatgtctcccactttggttttctttttcaacattcctttgcaaatgagaaagttttcttaatttctctttcttacctCTTTCAGTTCATTGTTAGTGGCAGAAAAGCAACCAATTTTAgtatgttggttttgtatcctttgatttactgaatttttgttttgatgagttctaacacttttttggggggagtatttagattttccatttatactatcatgtcatctgcaaaccagattttttttttttttttttacttattcacTTCTGATTTgaatgctgtttatttttttcatatctaattgctctggctaggacttctagtacaatgttgattAGAAGTGGTGAGGGTAattatccttgtctttttcctgattgTGAGGAAAAGATTTTAACTTTTTGCTATTGAGTATGATATTATATTAGCTGTTGGCTTGACATAATGGTCTTCGTtgtgttgaggtacattccttctaaacctaatttgttgagagtttttatcatgaatggatattgaattctgtcaatgttctttttttttaattgaagtgtagtagACAACTTAACTTCGATTGCATACAAAAGCTCTACCCTGTTACTCCCTTTCCCCCCaaacattatttgctttttatttcacagttcacatgttttaaatattgtgtATCCATTAAGAAATtatagctatagttatttttaatacttttgtctaACTCTTATAATAGAGTTAAATGATTTATACACCACCATCATAGTATTAGAGCATTCTGaatctatatacatattttaccagtgagttttatattttcatgttttcaagtTACTAAaatagtgtcctttcattttagCTTGAAGAATTCCCTGTAGCATTTCTTGTTACAGCAGGTCTACTGGTAATGAAATCCCTCAGCTTGTGTTTCGGAAATTCTAGGCATCTCCTtaatttctgaaggacagctttgctgGGTAAATTATTCTTGGTTGGTAGGTCGTGgtgttcttgtcatttttttcagcactttgattATATCATCCCACACTCTCTTGGGTTGCAGAGTTTCTCCTGAAAAATTCACTGATAGCCTGGTGGAAGTTCCCTTTTATGGGAGCAATTTTTTTCAGGGATATCTGTATAAATCTCTACAGACTGaataatacataaaagaaaatagaaactgacatgataaggggcacctgggtggctcagccagttaagcgtctggtttcggctcaggtcatgatcttgctattcgtgagtttgagcccacattgggctccgtgctgacagctcagagcctggggcctgcttgggattctgtgtctccttctttctctctctctctcctgctcatgctctgtctctctctttctcaaaaaaaaaaaaaaaaaattaataaacattaaaaaaattaaaaaaaaaagaaactgacgtGATAGGTTTCCTCATACTGCCAATCTCTGGCTTACTTAATCCCATTGATGAAGCATCTGCCTAGTCTTCAGTGTCCAGTCCTTGGAAACTGGTTTTAATAACATGTTGGAAGTTGTACATGTTTGAGTAGTTTCTATCTGAAGAAAAGTTGAAGTTCTGTTGAGAGTTAGAAAAAGCCATTTCTGACCCTGAGTGAATAACTCTAGTTGTTTTCTTTGTCCTGATATCTACTCTACTAGTGTGTCTTCTATCAGGCCTGGTCATGATGTTTGGGCTACTGAATGTTCTATGTTTTGCTTCGATCGCCAGTTATTCTTCAGTATTATTTAGTcttataagtaaacattaagctCTGTGTGTCTGCCTTTGAAAACAAGATCCTAACATAGCCACTGTCTTTAAGGATTTCACTCTCTAGAGGGAAAAATAGGCATAGAGTAAACTAAAATGTAATACATAGGTGTTAAAGAGTGGTATGatcacataaacaaataaacatcaattttttttt
Coding sequences within:
- the LOC115523795 gene encoding LOW QUALITY PROTEIN: ERI1 exoribonuclease 3-like (The sequence of the model RefSeq protein was modified relative to this genomic sequence to represent the inferred CDS: inserted 1 base in 1 codon; deleted 2 bases in 1 codon) → MDQNRADVLSETCDIISITFPRRIQTMRPQIEWPGSEYVEGIIEFLMLKLNGQTVEIDQVQPVVHPQFTPFCTELPGIIRAIVGGQPSLQQVLERVGEWMEKEGLLDPNIKSXFVTRGGWDLKVTLLGRCQYSSLPMGDYFQQRVNLKKAYTFTIGCWPNDGLLDINRHRHTGRAHGSIDDCKNIANIMETLAYQGVIVNRYQTHSVWLRTGWGRTG